TATTATGAATAATTTcttacaaataatttttttttacacatttatactttttatttaacacaactggtgtgtgtgtgattacatAATTTATGACCACAACTTATTAACCTCTCTTTGGCAGTTAATGGCATCCTCACACTGGAATTCAGTTTAGAGAGCTTCCTATGCGAGTTTGGGTTTGTTTGATCAAGCAGGAAAGCAGTTTTCGTTAAGTTTTTGTACACCTTGATTGGTGAACTGGTTTTGCAGTAATAAGGAAATTGAGTACACTTCCAGATACGGACAAGTGGtgaataatggatggatgaagtacactttattttatttaattgttgtgGAAGATTGGCTTTAATTCAGCTTCAATTCTCTCCTTGCTGCAGAACACTGGAAGCCGATTAACCCTGAGGAGAAGAAATGTTATGACAGGGAGTTTCTGCTGCGCTTCCAGTTTATCAGCGCCAGTATGAGCAAACCTGAGGGCCTTCCTCACATAACTGAGGTGGTGCTGGACAAGGTGAGTTTCTCTGTCTTTGACAAACTTGCAGGAAATGTCATTGTTGTTTTAGTACCCTTTAAATAGTAGTGAGTTGTTTAGGATAATGTTATCAACGTTTATctattcatgattttaatgatCATTATTAACAAAAGtctgcatatttttattttaatttgttggaTCCCATCAGGAGTTCATGCCATGCACTGAGGTATTGAAAGTGTTCAATCCTGAAATCTcgtgtgtttctgttttctctgttttcttcaGGCGAATAAGACCCCTCTCCGGCCACTGGACCCCAGTCGTCTGATGAACTGTGGCCCAGACTTCACTCCGTCCTTTGCTAATCTTGGCAGACAGCCGCCTGGAGGAGGGCGAGGACTGGTACGCTGCTTTTTATACTGCTTTTTATGTCTGTATGTCTCGTTCTCCGTCActtctttcttgtttttgtctatgtatatatatgtatgtgtgtgcgtttctAGAAACTGACAGCTCTTGTTTATCACCACCCACTCTTCATCAGCTCCCAGGCCCTCGTCGCTCTCAGCAGGGTCAGCAGCGTAAGGAGCCAAGGAAGATCATTGCGAGCGTGTCTCTGAATGACGACGTTCAGCTGAACCGGGCAGAGAAGGCGTGGAAACCGTCGGGTAAGAAGACTCGTGAGGAAGAGGACCCAGAGATGGTCCGCACGCAGGACCTATTCCGCAGAGTCCGTGGCATCCTCAACAAGCTCACACCACAGATGTTCCAGCAGCTGATGAAGCAGGTGACGGAGCTCACCATTGACACAGAGGAGAGGCTCAAAGGAGTCATAGACCTCGTCTTCGAGAAGGCCATCTCCGAACCCAACTTCTCTGTAGCCTATGCCAACATGTGCCGCTGCCTTACAGGGGTCAGTCTTCTATGTTTTCCTCTGCACTCTTCTCTGTTCAGTCTTCATTTTACAAccttcttttactttttttcctaTCCTTTATCCTTTTTGGCTTTctcttgtttctttttcttttccttctatTAATGTGATTTTCCTTCCTGTGTCTAGCTGAAAGTCCCCACCTCGGATAAACCGACAGTCACTGTGAATTTCCGTAAACTGCTGCTGAACCGCTGTCAGAAAGAGTTTGAGAAGGACAAGGATGATGATGAGATCTTTGAGCAAAAGCAGAAAGAGATGGATGCTGCCAAAGAGGTAAGAGACTGTTGTGTATCCCGAGTTGCCCAGCGATCATAGCATTGGCCTGTTATCAGGAGTCagggtgggtaggatggccccggTCTCGCTCATCTTTCTGCTAGCGGTGCTGGTTAACACGGACAGATGTGGGCTTTGTTTTCTGGTATGTTGAGCTGGTGAGTGTTGTGTTAGTAGCAGTTCATAAAGCAGGGTGGTCTGGCCATGCGTTTCTCAGAGGAAGTATTTGCTCTCCTTCACTCTCCAGAGGCTGGTGGCAATAGTTCATTAAATGTTAATTGGGAAGAAAATATCCCAAAATTTAGGGATAAGTATCACGATAAGAAGTCAATAAAATGGACAACCTGTGTgttgttaaacattttatgctttaacatttatacttctgctttagtgtctgtgtctctctgcaattacaccgccacaacactagggctgaatgtCAAACATCATCTTCTCTATGTAGTACAAAATATAGTGGTGTAGaagaattacttttataaatctttaaagtgcactatttaggaaGGAGGTTGTTGTATGGGACAAAGTGAGGTTAACACGAGGTGCCAGGAAAGGAACAAATACAAAGCCGGCACGTTTTTCCCGTGTGGTCAAAGCTTCTCGTTGAGGGTTTTTTTCCCGGagatttttcctctttttcaaCATATTTATTCATCCCTGACGTCCACACCATATCAGAGGAAATCTCTAGCTAGGCTAGTCTGTGGTCTCTATAGTGTGGAGTTCCTGTACAACTACAGCTCAACATAGTGTCCATCTGATTACTGCAACGTGTAGTTACATATCTGGAGAGGTGTATGTCAGGCTAATTCATCTTTAACTAAAGCCCAATTTCTAATTTCACGTTGACGTCACGTATAATTATAAATTAGACTTTAATTAgttcaaatgaaaacaaaacatgtaGGATACCTTTTGAGATTCAACAATAAAACTATAGCTACAGAGGATTTTAGGCTTTTAAATACTTCTCCAAATCTTCTCAACCCTCTCAGACAAAAGTTTCTTAAGTTTGAATGCTGAAAACCTACATCTGTTTCATTATCAACTGTTTTATTGTAACAACTGTGACTAAAAGTGACATGTCAGATATTTACCCATGAGAACAATCAGAGTTTAaccatggcttttttttttttttttttaaataaatgacactAAAAACATGCAATTCTTTGTCGTTCCTTCACCCCCAccgcccccaattttcctgttGGTCGTGAGAATCAAACCAACGACGTTTCAGTCCTTCAgtcctcttctctaaccattaggtcaTGGTTCCCCACGTTACAAAATCTGACTGAAATCAAAAGCAGATTTTATCAGACTAGTGCTTTTTCTGAGCTCTGCAGTGTGTGAATTTAGCTGTGCTTGTTAGCATTCCGAGTTAATGAAACTCAGGTGTAGCAACAATAGCAGGAATACTAAAACAAATATAACAGCCTTTATTAACAACTTAGGCCTCCTGTAGCATTTTAGGATGATAAGGCTATTGTTTTATGTAGAGCTGTGGTTAATCACTGACCTTTGTTTTTTGTCTGAGGAGGAGGAGCGCCAGCGTCTGAAGGAGGAGCTTGAGGATGCAAAGGACAAAGCTCGCCGTCGCTCGCTCGGAAACATCAAGTTCATTGGGGAGCTTTTCAAGCTGAAGATGCTGACGGAGCCCATAATGCATGACTGCATCGTGAAGCTGCTGAAGAACCATGATGAGGAGAGTCTGGAGTGCCTCTGCAGACTTCTGTCCACAATTGGAAAAGACCTTGACTTTGAGAAGGCCAAGGTATCAGACGCTAACTCTATTTATTAAAGATTTTAGGCTTTTACAGTGTTTCCCTCTAGAAAATGTTAGTAAACAATGGCAAGATGCTATTCAGAAAGTCTTATGGAAGGTATGAGGAATTCAGGCATGAGGGAAGGCAATTAATATAAATGTCTAGTGTAGTAAAAGTCTGTTTTTGTGTCTACAGCCTCGTATGGATCAGTATTTTAACCAGATGGAGAAAATTATAAAGGAGAGAAAAACATCCTCCAGAATCCGCTTTATGTTGCAGGATGTTCTGGACCTCAGACGGGTAAGTACTACTATTACAACTAATAACTTCAACATCATAATCAACCTAACAATCCAAACCAAAAACCTCAAATCTAAactgtaatttttttctttgggtTCAGTTTTTTTCTCCAGTAAAAGTGGTTAAACTCTGAACTTGGTTTTGTATTtagtttcttattttatttatttttcctcccccccccctccttctGTCTGAATAATTATAGAATAACTGGGTTCCAAGGAGAGGAGATCAAGGCCCGAAGACGATCGATCAGATCCATAAAGAGGCTGAGTTGGAGGAGCACAGGGAGCAGATTAAAGTCCAGCAGCAGCTCCTGTCCAAAAAGGATTCGTCTCAGGGCCGAGGAGCCCGGGGCCCTCACTCTTCCTCCTCATCTTCCTCGGGCCGAGGCAGCCAGCCCCAAGATGAGGGCTGGAACACTGTTCCCatcagcactaagaacagaccCATTGACACCAGCCGGCTCAGCAAAATCACGAAGGTACAGGCCTCAGCTAATCCAAGGTCATGTCTAATCACTGCTTCCAGAAATTGCACAGGAAAACCCTGACAAATAAATGTCCCCCCGCCAAAAAAAGGAACGCAGATTTGATTGTTGACTCACATACTTATGCACACGATCAATTTCCTTCAAGTGATCTTGGTCAGGCTTAATATGGTCAATGAAAACACGGATATTGTGAAGTGTTAGGAAAGGGAAGATGAGATTTGACCAGTATTTCTGACATGTCCCACAGTGTGAACCAGATCGAGCAGTGTGTGTTAAAAGGTAACTGATAATGGTCTGTTGCTGCATCAAAATTGGCGAATTGTGTTTTAACTTTGACGCAGGCAGCTGAATTATACACTTTTTTTGGGGGGTAAGTCTTTTAACCCTCTGCTCTGTTTCCACAGCCTGGTGCTCTGGACTTTAACAACCAGCTTctggcacctggaggaaagggcTCATGGGGCAGTTGGGGCAAGGGCAGCAGTGGAGGCTCTGGAGCCAAACCCAGCACGGAACAGGGTATGAACACAAGCATGGCTTCAGCCATTTTTACTCCACACTCACTCTCAGTGCTTTGGGACAGAACAAAAAATACTGTAAGATCAATAACTTCTTGAGTGATAATGTTtgaaatttattcattcattttctctttttctctctgcatctctcCTGGTCCAGACACGAGTCGCACAACCAGCACTCTGAACCGTTTCTCTGCTCTCCAGCAGCCTGCCgcaccttcctcctcctcttcctctgcctcCATGGATTCTGATCGCAGGGTTCCTCAGAGGCAAGTACAAAATAAGTCAAAATCACTGTGCCTACTCCACTGATGACCTCTGTTTAGTGCCACGTGTCTGGGCCACTGACCTTCTCTGATGGGACTGAGGATCTGAGGAGAAATGAGCACTTGTTCAGTTCTAGCCTGTATTTACATTTAGGATACATTCATGGATACTTGTCACCAAGTactgaaataatatataaatatttatctgGAGCGTACAGCGCTGTGCAATTGTAAGTACCTGAGGAATgggatttaaaaagctatttatctgagcattAAGAGGGTATATTTGATAAAaagaaaaccaaacaaacatcCCTAATTGGAATAAATCCACTCCCATTATTCTAGTAAGTGTGAacgtgttggtttaaccctttcctcgtgacagtccagtattatttgagatTATCATCTAATCCCAAGTTTAagtggttaataaatacttcattatgttaaatctagtgtgctgtagatttaaTAAATTCGTAAGATCAAAGAGAACATCTTGAaacactttgttcttcacacttgctcacaacacagctactactttttagaaaaaaaaaatatatatatattttttgtgtgtacttGGTTTCAATATttaattgtataaaataaatatataatattatgaaTAAAGTATGCGTTTTTAAGTTATAATATTCTTAGGCGCTTAAGACTTTTGCATGGTTGTGTATTGCTTCGTTAACGAATGAACTCcggagaatttctagagaaactccagagtatTGGGTCCAGAGATGTCCCGGAATGGTTATTCACTTATGCAGATTTTCTGCATCAGTCAATCTCTTGCAGTGGCAAATGAAGCGTGTGCTTTAAGCATGGTGCCATGTCTGTGCAGCatgtgcaggagaaactcctTAACGTTCCCGCACCATTCTAACATGCGCTCAGACTTCACCTGGAGTCTTTACTAGGGCACGAGGAGGATACAGTATGGGTAAGGTCCAGGACGATTGTTTTGAGTGGTCATATTCACACATACAACTCCTCTAGGTAAACTTCGGAACATTTTGGGATTACCGTGCATGTGTCAAAGGGGCTCTCTATGGGAATTGTCTTGGGGTTATTGAAAGGCACTAAAACTTTTTTTGTGAgaataatttcttttttttttttttttgtggtcctGTGTGTAGAAGCAGTTCCAGCCGGGATCGCAGTGAGCGAGACAGGGCTGATCGAGACCGATTTGATCGTTTTGAAAGGAGAGACAGTCGAGAGGACAGAGACAAACCTCTGGACCGAAACCGTGCGGTCATCACGAAGCGCAGTTTCAGCCGAGAGACGGAGGAGCGCGCTCGCGGAGGAGAGAGCCGACCTGTCACGGATCCTGTGCGCCGTGTGGCGAGCATGACTGACGACCACAGGAGCCGAGAGAGAGAACGCAGCAAAGAGACGGGTGAGATTTGAAACACCGGCTGTGTACATATGGCTTGGTTATCTGGTTATGACAGGAATCAAAGAGTTTATGGATGTGCAGGTCCAGGCTGATCTGCATTCATGAGCAGTCTTTAATAATCTGTTGAAAAGGAGCACTGATATCTGTGTAAAAACAGTTGAACTTTAATTGTTGAATGCGCTTATGCATTCATGTTACAACGAAGGGTTTATACATGTCCTGAACGGATCCTAATGATGCGTTGATTTTTCTTCTGTCCTATAGTGAAACGTGAGGCCGCTCCCACTCCTCCACCGACTCAGGCTAAACCGGCTCTGAGCGAAGAGGAGGTGGAGAAGAAGGCTACGGCCATCATTGAGGAGTATCTCCACATCAATGACCTTAAGGTAAACGGCGCACAGGACTGTGCTCTTTGCATGGGGATGAAAATACTGAAGCACAGCTTTATGCAATTGACATTGTGTATGTTTCTGTATTTAactctgctttgtttttgtgtgtgtaggaggcAGTACAATGCATTCAGGAGCTGAACAGCCAGGTTCTTCTCTTCGTGTTTGTGCGGAACGGCGTTGAGTCGACCCTGGAACGCAGCACCATTGCCAGAGAGCATATGGGTCTCCTCCTGCACAAACTCCTCAGCACCAAGATCCTTACTGCAGAGCAGTACTACAAAGGGTGAGGATAAATAGAAATGGAAAATAGAAATTAATTTTGCGTATATTTAACACTCATTGTAACATAAGATGCCCCTGCTCCACTGACATTTTTATAGACACACTCTGGGTTCCAATTACAAATTAAATGTTCTTTCCCACTCGGTGTCTGCTCCGCTGATGACCTCTGTTTAGTGCCACGTGTCTGGGCCACTGAATTTCACTGATGGGACTGAGGATCTGAGGAGCTTTCGTTCTTAGTTCTATTTGCAGTTTCACAGTAAAAAGGAACACACTCTACATTAATGCATTTCATGTTAGGCGGAGCATTAAAGGAACATGTGCATAGTGTATAATGTAACAGACCTGAGCCCTGTAGCATTCTTTAGTGGTGAAGCAGAAAAACAAGCTTTTCTCCAAGTAATTCAGTCACATGATTATTGAATGTGTAGATGCAGTGTCAGTCGAGGAGCAGCAGATTTTAATGCAGAACCTGGCTCATTAAACAACACAAATTTAAACTTTGAATTTGTAATCAATTGTGATTCAGCGCTCCTACATAGTGGGACAAAAACACTCCTTAGATCTCCACTTCCTGTAAGTGTAAAGTATGGTAAAAAATGAAAACCTTGTGTTCTTCAGGCTTCAGGAAATCCTGGAAGTTGCGGATGATATGGCTATTGATATTCCACACATCTGGCTTTACCTGGCTGAGATCATCGCCCCTGTGCTGCAGGAGGGAGGAATTCCCATGGGGCAACTCTTCAGGTAAGCATATCCTTcggctccactgatcatacagaccatctgtctctctcaatGCTTTGATGCACCCAGTGTTCTTCAGTGATCAGGgtccacacagagcaggtatgatttgtggtggatcattctcagtgaagTGGTGTTGAGCTGATACAAGTGGATCTCACACAGCAGTGGAGCTGCTCCAGTgtagctggagtttttaaacccctgtgtcactgctggactgagagtagTCCACTGCCCATGTATTCCAAGCTCTGtagaggtcctgaccattgaagaacagggtgaaagggggctaacaaagtaagCAAATCAGCAGATGAACTGTAGTCGTCCTTTAGTCTTTAAATCAGTCTTTAATCCATTTAAACACTCATTTATctaaacatgcaaaaaaatccTGGGTGGAGAGAGACTGTGTCTTTATAttgctgtgttttctttttcctcaggGAGGTGTCCAAACCTCTGCTGCCTTTAGGGAAAGCTGCTACTTTACTGGTTCAGATCCTCAACCTGCTCTGTAAAGGATTGGTGAGTGTAATGTCTTAACTCTTTGTGTCCCCTGTATCTGGAGATCTCTGTATGACACTGTTACTCGTCTCTGCAGAGTCATAAAAAGGCAAGCGCTCTGTGGAACGAAGCTGGACTCAACTGGAAGGACTTCCTCCCTGAGGATGAGGACGTCAACAAGTTTGTGACTGAACAGGTATGGTGGATATTAATAATGTTGCTCCTCTATTAGATGTTCCCACCAGAGAGTACTGTTTTTAGAGTTCAGGAGACGTCAAAGAATTAACCCAGGGGTTCTTTATTaagcaggattttttttttttcagtttagccagataattTACACCCAAATCAAGAGCTAGGGATTTTCTTATTGGACAGGGCACAATTTAACTGGCTAATGGAGAAATATTGATTTGAGACACCCTCCCCCTAAGACTTAATTCCTTGTCCTTTTATTCATTGGAAAATTGGAAAAACAACTCCTACCACTTTTGCTGTGGTGTGCATTTGTGTTGCTCTGGTCTGAGTGCAGTGTACTGAAAGAATTGTGTTTTCTCTTGCAGAAGATGGAGTTCACTCTTGGAGAGGAGACGGAAAAGTCCAGTAAAACGCagctgagcgctgaggaactgAATAAAAACCTGGAGCGTCTCGTCAAGGACAAGGCCAGCAACCAGAGGATCCTTGACTGGGTGGAGGTGAGGGTAGAGTCTAAAGCAAGCTtttcattaaaacaggatttctGTAGTGGTCATTTACTGGTGCagctcaataaattagaatattgtcaacatgttatttcttttaatattgaTGATTATGGCCTACAGCCAATGAAAGCCCAAAAGTCAGTATCTATAtgcaggggttggacaatgaaactgaaacacctgttgttttagtgtgtgaggttgta
This window of the Hoplias malabaricus isolate fHopMal1 chromosome Y, fHopMal1.hap1, whole genome shotgun sequence genome carries:
- the LOC136678056 gene encoding eukaryotic translation initiation factor 4 gamma 1-like isoform X3; the encoded protein is MNKPPQPLAGPPSVPHPSPSPGLTQAAFPPGQPPSVVFAPPPPQMNSTPQPRQYYHNRPNLSSSAPRVPPNSTTRAVATGHVYPSNSQMMMISQQQLQFPNSQAPAYFIQPGQYRPPYVPQAQQYSVASAPASFYPGTNPDYSSTYEASLAVRERRGGGGRGAVRENGRLSLHAPLTSQRYPAGAYYPAQQFQPTVAATPVIMNPAQQQQAPPPQQAPPQQHKRERKQIRIRDPNQGGRDITEEIMSGGRSASTPTPPQSVGPEAGGPAQTNGETIPPPAAVVIRPDDCVKPVALAGTSATPPPAKTPEQSAIADETKTSPDQEPVLSESPETPPQLQNIDTELRTSPSPPPPAQISLPSAENPTPQAEDKTEDAVDAPLSPEAEPPNPKAEGPEEPTAAEEEPSEKVEKVEPEEPKVKELEPLAEKAQPTSDPTLTSVTATALATEAAIPATNGSEEAIVEATPTEPLKKINPELEPESSSVLPEEVPVANGLPQDLEELPAEKPKASAEPEAESKAQEAQESTPSAPEVSEEGDVKTEETLSEETTMQAVLSVPKKKKKLKDLNNKDVGDLLDAFKEPEEKEPASEPMVAPVQTSEPPAPAPEEPEETWEEKEDKLDTENIEPDATKPVEQKYQYKEEHWKPINPEEKKCYDREFLLRFQFISASMSKPEGLPHITEVVLDKANKTPLRPLDPSRLMNCGPDFTPSFANLGRQPPGGGRGLLPGPRRSQQGQQRKEPRKIIASVSLNDDVQLNRAEKAWKPSGKKTREEEDPEMVRTQDLFRRVRGILNKLTPQMFQQLMKQVTELTIDTEERLKGVIDLVFEKAISEPNFSVAYANMCRCLTGLKVPTSDKPTVTVNFRKLLLNRCQKEFEKDKDDDEIFEQKQKEMDAAKEEEERQRLKEELEDAKDKARRRSLGNIKFIGELFKLKMLTEPIMHDCIVKLLKNHDEESLECLCRLLSTIGKDLDFEKAKPRMDQYFNQMEKIIKERKTSSRIRFMLQDVLDLRRNNWVPRRGDQGPKTIDQIHKEAELEEHREQIKVQQQLLSKKDSSQGRGARGPHSSSSSSSGRGSQPQDEGWNTVPISTKNRPIDTSRLSKITKPGALDFNNQLLAPGGKGSWGSWGKGSSGGSGAKPSTEQDTSRTTSTLNRFSALQQPAAPSSSSSSASMDSDRRVPQRSSSSRDRSERDRADRDRFDRFERRDSREDRDKPLDRNRAVITKRSFSRETEERARGGESRPVTDPVRRVASMTDDHRSRERERSKETVKREAAPTPPPTQAKPALSEEEVEKKATAIIEEYLHINDLKEAVQCIQELNSQVLLFVFVRNGVESTLERSTIAREHMGLLLHKLLSTKILTAEQYYKGLQEILEVADDMAIDIPHIWLYLAEIIAPVLQEGGIPMGQLFREVSKPLLPLGKAATLLVQILNLLCKGLSHKKASALWNEAGLNWKDFLPEDEDVNKFVTEQKMEFTLGEETEKSSKTQLSAEELNKNLERLVKDKASNQRILDWVEVNLDEQQMASNQFIRALMTTVCQSAISETPYKVDVVQISQHAKLLQKYLSDEQKELQALYALQALMVRMEQPANLLRMLFDALYDEDVIKEEAFYKWESSKDPAEQLGKGVALKSVTGFFNWLREAEEESDTNS